A single region of the Chrysoperla carnea chromosome 5, inChrCarn1.1, whole genome shotgun sequence genome encodes:
- the LOC123300026 gene encoding uncharacterized protein LOC123300026 isoform X2, giving the protein MRFAIALFLVAALAVTVLSAPPEKKDLKQIKEEARQKQKCVKSCDEKTEAICAGVDGEKPLSFGSQCVLDNYNCENGKSKIKEN; this is encoded by the exons ATGCGTTTTGCAATTGCATTGTTTTTAGTtg CAGCATTAGCTGTGACTGTTTTGTCGGCACCTccagaaaaaaaagatttaaaacaaatcaaagaGGAAGCacgtcaaaaacaaaaatgtgtaaaaagctGTGATGAAAAAACGGAAGCGATCTGTGCTGGAGTTGATGGTGAAAAACCTTTATCGTTCGGTAGTCAATGTGTTTTGGATAATTACAATTGTGAAAATGgcaaaagtaa aattaaagaaaattag
- the LOC123300026 gene encoding uncharacterized protein LOC123300026 isoform X1, whose translation MRFAIALFLVAALAVTVLSAPPEKKDLKQIKEEARQKQKCVKSCDEKTEAICAGVDGEKPLSFGSQCVLDNYNCENGKKLKKISDGECPGGGGIRLS comes from the exons ATGCGTTTTGCAATTGCATTGTTTTTAGTtg CAGCATTAGCTGTGACTGTTTTGTCGGCACCTccagaaaaaaaagatttaaaacaaatcaaagaGGAAGCacgtcaaaaacaaaaatgtgtaaaaagctGTGATGAAAAAACGGAAGCGATCTGTGCTGGAGTTGATGGTGAAAAACCTTTATCGTTCGGTAGTCAATGTGTTTTGGATAATTACAATTGTGAAAATGgcaaaa aattaaagaaaattagtgATGGAGAATGTCCAGGAGGTGGTGGAATTCGTTTatcataa